tGTTTAGATAAATATCACCTTCAAATCCCATTAACTAACTTGCAATTAgagagcaaaataaataaaatatgtaattacacatgttcaaaatttgcacaaaaaaggCATGCTCTTCCTAACAATGTCTTAGCTATTGTTTTCtattaatatgaaaataactGTAGCTTTAAATGTAGGTATACTTTAATCCGGTAATTGAATAGCTCTTTAAAAAGGATAACAcgataataaaatgttattaaaggTTGAAATAATTTGTACTAAATTATCTGAATAGTatgtcaaaaaacaaatccacaaTCTTAGAGCCCCTTCCATCTGCCACTtatagaaaaccaaaaaaacatccTCAAACCTGTAGAGATGCACCCAAATCCCCGTCTTAAATCTCAATCCTCTTCCAGCTACACCATCATAAAACCTTGAGTGAGTGTTAATCCTGACCTTCTGACCTGAAGTACTATCACAGTCTGACCAGATACACTGTGTTCACGACCAAATCAGACAGCATAATAATCATAAGTACGCATTTCTAATGAGACAGCATGGCTCAAAATGGAATCTGTAACccatgacaataaaaaaaagcagacagCGTAAAGTGGTAACCCTCTGCTGTCCACAAGTGTGTGTCTGAGTGAGACTGGGTGTCAGAGAGATGGGGGTGAGGCAGAGAGCAAGCCTTAGAGCAGGGGTGGCGAACAAGTTAGACACAAAGAGCCGAAATCTTTAACTGTGAAAGTCCAAGAGCCACACCACGCGCTGACCTGCcaagacagacacacacacatgcgcacacaaacacacataattaaaaccatatatttttctaataacaCACTCCTCTTCTTACAACATAACCCTCAAGTGTCCACCCTCAACACACACATCAAATGCAGCTTAGCCAGAGGTAATACAGCAACTACCCTGGAGGTCAGACACCCccctctccacacacacacaggcactgCTCTCTCTATCCCTTGCTCTGACACACGCAACTAATGAACACACTTCAGATACATAGATAGGGCCTGTATAATGTAAATTGATCAATATTGAAATATTCACACAGGCATGTTTAGTCAGatggtatttttttcaaactacatCACAGAGTTTCTTACCTTGCTGGAGGTGATGGGGTGATAATCTCAGTGGGATTTCTGGCATCTCTTGTTTCTAGTAATCCTCTGCAAATCAGGTTGGTATTCAGTTGTAGCCACTCGGAGCAGTTCCTTTACGTGAGTGTCAGTCAGAACGGACCGATGCTTGGACTTCACGTGTTTCAAGGTAGAAAACAGGGATTCGCAGACATATGTTGAGGAGAACATCGACAGCAGTTTGAGGGCGGCTCTTTTTACACACGGGTATTTTTCAGTTGGCACAACTCTCCAAAACGCAACAGGGCCTTCTTTCAAAAGAGATTTCAGTCTGTCATCCTCGCGTAGCTCAATCATCTCCAGTTCACTCGCTGCCTCATCAGTGACAAGCGGGGATTTGAGGCAGTCTGCCTCTGCATTAAAAGGGTCGATGAGAAGAGCGATCTGTGgtcttttctgctgcaggtcCTCAAAACGCGAAGTAATGCTCCCGTACAGTTGCGCAAGCATTTTCACGTACTGACCCATATTCATTCTAATGCCAGCCTTCTGCTGGGCGCTGCGCAATGAAGGAAAATGGGACAGATTGCCATTTTGAATGTGCACTTTGAACAGCTTCACCTTGTTAACAAAGGAGAATACACTTTGTGTCAGATCAGGAAGAGTTTTTAATTTCCCCTGCAGGTCCAGGTTTAGTTTGTCCAAGTGTGAAAGCATGTCCACTAAGAAAGCCAAATCCATAAGCCATTTGGGGTCTGAGAGCTGAGGGtaacttttgttcttttctgccaTAAACAATTTTACTGGTTCCAAAAGCTCCAAAAAGCGTGAAACCACTTTACCTCTTGAGAGCCATCTTACAGCGCAGTGCAGTGGCAAGTCACCTGGCAAGTCTCCGTCTAGGTCAGCAATGAGATTTTTGAACTGTCGGTGAGTAAGGGCATGCGTGCGGATGTAGTTCACAATCTCCATCATAGGTTTCATGACGTggtctaaattcagttttttagaCACGAGTTGCTCCCGGTGGATGATGCAGTGAAAATTCCAAAAATCGGGGAAGAGGTCATCACCCTTACAAAGGCCCACAAGGCCGTTCACAGAACCAATCATCGATGGCGCTCCATCCGTGGCTATTGCGGTGAGTTTTTCTAAAGACATATTCGCTGTTTTGAATACTTCCATCATTGCTTCTTTTACGTCAGTGCCGCGAGTTCTGTCTTTTAATGGGACAATATCGAGAAGCTCTTCTTTCACCACGCAGTCCTCAGAAATCATTCGTACAAATATTGCCAACTGTGGCTTGTCCTGTATGTCGCATGACTCGTCTAATGCTACACTAAAATAAGCACATGCGTTCAGGTCTGCATGTAGATCAGATTCAAGCGCATTATTTATGTCTGAtattctggtttcaactgtgtgTCGTGACATCTGGAGATCAGTGATGGAATCTTTGAGTTGTTTGTTATCTGGAGCCAAAATGTCAATTAAATCtacaaaacactgttttaaaaactcGCCTTCGTTGTATGGTTTTTTAGCACGGGCAATATTCCATGCCACTTTATAGGATGCAAGTGTCACAGCTTCTCCACGCTTGGTCAATTGCTGAAACATTTGAGACTGTCTTTTTACCTGGCTTTTCAATGTGCTCAATTTTTGCTTCCGTAGTTCAGTACCTTTGGGGAAATCCTTGTCAATATTAGCATGGAGTGTGCTAAAATGACGCTGAAGGTTTGAAGCCTTGTAATGTGATATCGTGGTATCGCATAATAAACAGAGCGATTTGCCATTCCGTTCAATAAAGCGGCAGCTTAGAGGAAGGAGCGTTATAACCTGCGGATTAAATATTCTTAGCAGGGGGTTATTCTTGGCACAAGCGGGACAAAAACAGCCAGCAGCCACGCAGACACACGCACTGTTAAATACACAAACATGTACTTCATTGCTCACCACGCCAGTCAAATGTGGTTTGTTTGGGTTGGCTCTGGGCAGCAGGGTGACGAATGTCCCCCTCTCAGCCCACCCCTGCCTGCCTGTATCATTATCCTTCTTCTTATGATGAAGTAAATTGGgtcaaagttaaataaaattgttatttatagtgaaacattttgttgcaaaacccCTCGACAACCTTAATGACAAAACTGAATAGTTGTGCATCTCTTTTGACTAACAAACTCTCTACCAAGGAGAACACATACTATATAGCAAAGATTATCACGAGAAACTGAGCTTTTCTATGTGTCACAATGCAGCCACAAACTTTATGTGATAGAATAATACGAAAGATGCTCATGGttgcaaagtggaaggaaaatgagtCATTTCTCAACATCTTTACAAGAAAAATCTGTGGTAAAAGCGTGGGATGCATTTGTACTCTGCTACTATTGGTCGATCATTTAGAGAACCATCATTTCCCATCTTACGGCTTCAGGCTGTCATGTACAGTTAAGTCCAATAAGTTAAGACTAATTGTTTAGTTTCACCAAGAATGTTTCTTCTGAATTAAACACACTTTAGAATTTCGAAATGACACAACCCACTGTTCAGAAATTATAAGAAGTGTTTGATTACTATAATACAAATAAAggtatgggttttttttgtgttttttgtttgttttgtttacagaggaACTGTACATCCACACAAATATTGTAACAGAGCTTGGTCGCTGCAATAAGTTCAATAATTTGAAGCATGTGTTTAATGTTGGCATTTTTGGTTGAGTTTGATGCTCAGAAGGCTTTGTGGGTAATCCACTAATCACAGGGTTTGGGGTTCAAGTGCCAAGTTCTCCACATGTCAAAGTCTAAAAGACCTCCACCTGGTGGCTCAGCTTTCTGAAAAAATCCAtctgtgtgtaggggtgtgtgtgttagtgtgtagTTTTGTTAGCAAAAGtgttacttttaaataataagcTAGCTTTCTGCTTCAGAGCAGAACTGTGGGCCTGCTCTGCTTGGTTCAAGCTGATGCCCAGTGTTATTACTTCACCACAGCAGGGGTTCACTCATGTCCCGCtcttataaaaataacacaaccTCTGGCAAAGTGCACTATAGGGTTTGCCCAGGCGGCTGTGTCTGCTTGTGgtagaaaattaaacaataaaaatgctgGCAGGGGTTAAAGATCTCTGCATTTTATGTAACATGAACGCCTTTCCGTATTCAGTAAACTATTTGGAATGACGATTAGCTCAGTTTTTCTACATGCACTTTTGTATTCCAATGACTCTACAGAAAGGAAAAGAGAGAGGGACAGCAAACATGaaaccaaaaaggaaaacatggaaaagaAGGAGGCTGATATAGAGGGGAATTCCTTTTGAAACTTAAAGTCTGACAATGTGGATCACTGATTCCAACTATTTATATTCCTTGTCTTTCTCTTCTGTTCTCTTTGTCCACTTCCCTATCAAGAAACCACTCCCACATTCTGATCTAAACACAAAGTGCATAGAAATGATAGCATTCATGACTTTGCCgagataaatacaaaaatattttaaaaatcaaagattGTGACAGCAGCACATCTAAATGCAACCAAACAGCTTTGAGAGGTTAGattttatgtatatatgtattaaatgatattttttatgattttgtaatgtcaaaaaataaCCTTGCTCTAGAGGTGAAGTTCTACTGAATTGGCTATTTGCAGCAGGTCTTCAGAATGTGTCCTACAAGCTGTTGATGTGCCATGGGTCTTGTACTACAAAGTTTCAACAAAGTTTCTTTTAACAGATCAGGATCAACAAACCCAAAGCTGGTTTTCTAATTGGAAAGTCATGTCCAGTTTGCTAATTATGAAAACATAGCTTAGCAAATATCCTCTAAATTAGGAATTTAAAGGATGATTCACAATGAAAAAGCAGGAAGCTagcttgtaaaaacaaataaggtAACAAATGAGCCAGGGGCTTAAGcttatgtaaaaatgtacaaatcaTATTCTACCAGCAACAGTGGCTGGTTAAAGCTGCAAAAGGTAACTCAGTGTTGTAGAGCAATTATTTCAACATCAGCACTAACCTGCACAACGTGCTTTTGTAACGTGCAAAAACTTGTCCACTCTGGTGTTTCAAGAATGGCAATGATACCAATCAAGACATTATaacaataacacaaaatatgaaagaagGAATGAAAACTGACGGCAGGGCATCATTTTTCTATTATGGCCCTCACCTGAGAAACAgtcttctgtttctgctgatgatttttttttaaaacttatgtTTTTGATTAGGCTTTTAGTTgacttttttaatttgaaattattcATTTCCAATTAAACCTCATCCACATCTGCAGCTTCACAGATTTGATCCAAAGGTTGTTCAGATGCCTGACAGATTTAAATGGACCCAAGAACTATGTTTTTGTTAGCAAATGAGAAGATAACTCTCAAATGATTATACAACAATGTAGAAGagtatttactttgaaaatatatgattcttgtttacattttaatagaAAGAAGGTACATCCAAAACAATCAGTGGGAACATATTTATTGGGAGTGCAGTAATCAAAACTTTCTTATTTTGGCTGAAaagcttttttacatttttccattggTATGTTGCTGATTTATCTTGGTGATTAGCTCTATGTCATCAAGGATCAGGCTGGAAATGTTCTCATTGTTTATTTGCCATTGCctcttgt
This region of Xiphophorus hellerii strain 12219 chromosome 11, Xiphophorus_hellerii-4.1, whole genome shotgun sequence genomic DNA includes:
- the LOC116728523 gene encoding general transcription factor II-I repeat domain-containing protein 2A-like, with the translated sequence MKPMMEIVNYIRTHALTHRQFKNLIADLDGDLPGDLPLHCAVRWLSRGKVVSRFLELLEPVKLFMAEKNKSYPQLSDPKWLMDLAFLVDMLSHLDKLNLDLQGKLKTLPDLTQSVFSFVNKVKLFKVHIQNGNLSHFPSLRSAQQKAGIRMNMGQYVKMLAQLYGSITSRFEDLQQKRPQIALLIDPFNAEADCLKSPLVTDEAASELEMIELREDDRLKSLLKEGPVAFWRVVPTEKYPCVKRAALKLLSMFSSTYVCESLFSTLKHVKSKHRSVLTDTHVKELLRVATTEYQPDLQRITRNKRCQKSH